One part of the Bacillus sp. FJAT-27916 genome encodes these proteins:
- the pcp gene encoding pyroglutamyl-peptidase I: MKVLITGFDAFGGEPVNPAEEAVKKVSDRIQGAEIIKVIIPTVQTKSVQAIERAIEEHNPDMVISIGQAGGRFDITPERVAINIDDYRIKDNEGNQPIDAVIKEDGQAAYFSNLPVKAMVKHMNDNGVPATLSNTAGTFVCNHVMYGILYMIDKKYPNIKGGFIHIPYMTSQVMDKKNTPFMSLDEIVKGLELAIEACILNDKDIEAIGGEIC; this comes from the coding sequence ATGAAAGTATTAATCACAGGATTCGATGCCTTTGGCGGAGAACCCGTCAACCCAGCTGAAGAAGCCGTCAAGAAAGTCAGTGACCGTATCCAAGGCGCTGAAATCATCAAGGTTATAATCCCGACTGTTCAAACAAAATCCGTCCAAGCAATCGAGCGCGCCATCGAAGAGCATAACCCTGACATGGTTATCTCAATCGGCCAGGCAGGCGGACGATTCGACATCACCCCTGAGCGCGTCGCCATCAATATCGATGACTACCGCATCAAGGACAATGAAGGCAACCAGCCAATCGATGCTGTTATTAAAGAAGACGGTCAAGCAGCCTACTTCTCCAATCTCCCTGTAAAGGCGATGGTCAAGCACATGAACGACAACGGTGTCCCAGCAACGCTGTCCAACACAGCCGGCACATTCGTCTGCAACCATGTCATGTACGGAATCCTCTACATGATTGACAAGAAGTACCCGAACATCAAGGGCGGCTTCATCCATATCCCATACATGACCTCCCAAGTGATGGACAAGAAGAACACACCATTCATGTCCCTTGACGAGATCGTCAAAGGATTGGAACTTGCGATTGAGGCCTGCATCCTGAACGACAAAGACATCGAAGCAATCGGTGGAGAGATCTGCTAA
- the istB gene encoding IS21-like element helper ATPase IstB, whose protein sequence is MKSSLEERLIQLGWHDTASQLDDLVENASTHNVSYFDFLHTVVLQEWERRESAKLENRIKRAKLPYTKTIHDFDFTFQPSINEQRVKETLTCRFIANGENRLLLGPPGVGKTHLALSFALEALAKGHTALFLTADQMVAECRKAETKGSIPKLAQKWSRPDLLIIDEVGYFPFDELTANVFFQVVSKRYEHGAMILTSNKSYIEWGKVFGDDVLATAILDRLLHHAVTFNIKGDSYRLKEKKKAGIYPAALSK, encoded by the coding sequence ATGAAATCCAGCCTTGAAGAACGACTCATCCAGTTGGGCTGGCATGACACAGCCAGTCAATTGGATGATCTGGTAGAGAATGCTTCTACCCATAATGTATCATATTTTGATTTTCTGCACACGGTTGTTTTACAGGAATGGGAACGTCGAGAATCAGCTAAATTAGAAAATCGAATCAAGCGCGCCAAACTTCCTTATACCAAAACCATTCATGACTTTGATTTTACGTTTCAGCCAAGCATCAATGAGCAACGTGTAAAGGAAACCCTTACCTGCCGGTTTATTGCCAATGGAGAGAATCGTCTTCTTTTAGGGCCACCTGGTGTAGGGAAAACCCATCTCGCCCTCTCTTTTGCCTTAGAAGCTCTGGCAAAGGGACATACCGCCTTGTTTTTGACGGCTGACCAAATGGTGGCAGAATGCCGTAAGGCAGAAACAAAAGGAAGCATTCCTAAATTGGCACAAAAATGGAGCCGTCCAGATTTATTGATTATTGATGAGGTGGGATACTTTCCTTTTGACGAGTTGACGGCAAATGTCTTTTTTCAAGTGGTATCCAAGCGATATGAACATGGAGCGATGATTTTGACCTCGAACAAATCATATATAGAATGGGGCAAAGTGTTTGGGGATGATGTCTTAGCGACTGCCATCTTAGATCGACTCCTTCATCATGCGGTTACCTTCAATATCAAAGGAGATTCGTATCGTTTGAAGGAAAAGAAAAAGGCTGGGATTTATCCAGCAGCGTTATCGAAGTAA
- a CDS encoding gamma-glutamylcyclotransferase family protein yields the protein MKRINLFVYGSLREGFFNYEKYLKGRVAETMTAKLSNMKLYHMPYKGYPAIMFGKDTVIGEIMVLHEDRYEETMKAMDEMEGFISEGNPENEYHKVVLEVQNLETNEMEPCFVYFYNKEKDELFDSSAVYIPHGDWKEHMLAEEEQRENFG from the coding sequence ATGAAACGCATCAATCTCTTTGTCTACGGATCGCTAAGGGAAGGGTTCTTCAACTACGAGAAATACCTCAAAGGCCGTGTCGCCGAAACGATGACGGCCAAGCTCTCCAACATGAAGCTGTACCACATGCCCTATAAAGGCTACCCAGCCATCATGTTTGGCAAGGACACTGTCATCGGCGAAATTATGGTCCTCCATGAAGACCGTTATGAGGAAACGATGAAAGCCATGGACGAAATGGAAGGCTTTATTAGTGAAGGAAACCCGGAGAATGAATACCATAAAGTCGTTCTCGAGGTCCAAAACCTCGAAACGAACGAAATGGAACCTTGCTTTGTCTACTTCTACAACAAGGAAAAGGACGAACTCTTTGATAGCAGTGCTGTCTACATCCCGCATGGGGATTGGAAGGAGCATATGCTGGCGGAGGAGGAACAGAGAGAGAATTTTGGTTAA
- a CDS encoding DEAD/DEAH box helicase family protein, which yields MTEVQLITHDLLQHLKENIREAKSCYILTSFVMKSGVKLLEPILKEATEQGTEIKICTGDYLYITQPEALTLLHDIHEDIEIRLWKSNGVSFHPKAYLLESESTNTLYVGSSNMSNSALTTGVEWNLEVKDGTDEDIFEQALKEYFSLFHHESTIPVNPVTIESYSKEYKSFHKNYPVLHRKWTKQEEIQLTLSDEEETGISGKIIEEKAGYDTIQPRFAQIPALEELQNSREEGYNKAMVVMATGLGKTYLAAFFAKSFKRVLFIAHLEEILYQSEKSFKRVLPDASTGIYNGKEKNPSANIIFASVQTLSRKTHLERFSPDAFDLIIVDEFHHAAANSYQKVLAYFNPEFLLGITATPDRNDYRDIYAICEGNVAYRIEFIEAVNKKWLAPFSYYGVYDETDYSTIRWLGTRYDADELAEAQLKTSLAKKVLKAWEARKQTRTLVFCSSILQADFLSGYFNNKGYRTISLHSQSSPGLRNKAIQQLKKGEIDAIMTVNLFNEGVDIPEADTLLFVRPTESLTVFTQQIGRGLRLAEGKSHCVIIDLIANYRNADVKQSLFYLHEKQKGRKQTVPVLPDGCEVDLDLAAKNLLIEMSKKKMPRKEQLLQAYHQVKSDLGRRPTYLEMHMYGSEDSRLFKQEFKSYFSFLEWADELSNVESNVLETYSDWIYEVECQYRFSFPHYHRNKIPH from the coding sequence ATGACTGAGGTTCAGTTAATTACGCATGACTTGCTTCAACACCTCAAGGAGAACATCAGGGAAGCAAAGTCATGCTATATCCTGACTTCTTTTGTCATGAAGTCAGGTGTCAAACTTCTTGAGCCAATCCTGAAAGAGGCAACAGAGCAGGGAACAGAAATCAAAATATGCACGGGTGATTATTTATACATCACCCAGCCTGAAGCTCTTACCTTACTTCATGACATTCATGAAGATATTGAAATCCGTTTATGGAAGAGTAACGGTGTCTCCTTTCACCCGAAGGCCTATCTGTTGGAATCTGAATCGACAAACACCTTGTATGTTGGTAGCTCCAATATGTCAAACTCAGCATTGACAACAGGGGTGGAATGGAATCTGGAAGTGAAGGATGGAACAGATGAGGACATATTTGAACAAGCCTTGAAGGAGTATTTCTCGTTATTCCATCATGAATCAACTATTCCAGTGAATCCAGTCACCATAGAAAGCTACTCAAAGGAGTACAAGAGTTTCCACAAAAATTACCCTGTTTTACATCGTAAATGGACGAAGCAAGAGGAAATCCAGCTTACCTTATCGGATGAAGAGGAAACAGGTATCTCAGGAAAGATTATTGAAGAGAAAGCCGGATATGACACGATTCAGCCAAGATTTGCGCAGATACCAGCACTAGAAGAGCTGCAAAACAGCAGGGAAGAAGGATACAACAAGGCAATGGTCGTCATGGCGACTGGGCTCGGCAAAACCTACTTGGCCGCCTTCTTTGCAAAATCCTTCAAGCGCGTCTTATTCATTGCCCATTTAGAGGAAATTTTGTATCAGTCAGAGAAATCGTTTAAGCGTGTTTTACCGGATGCGAGTACAGGCATCTATAATGGCAAGGAAAAGAATCCTTCTGCCAATATTATCTTTGCCTCCGTTCAAACATTGAGCAGGAAAACCCATTTGGAGAGATTCTCTCCAGATGCCTTTGATTTGATTATCGTAGATGAATTTCACCACGCTGCTGCCAATTCATATCAAAAGGTATTAGCCTATTTCAATCCCGAATTTTTGTTGGGGATAACGGCCACGCCTGACCGGAACGATTACCGAGATATTTATGCCATTTGCGAGGGAAATGTCGCCTACCGTATTGAGTTCATCGAGGCCGTAAACAAGAAATGGCTCGCTCCATTCTCCTATTACGGAGTGTACGATGAAACGGATTATTCAACAATCAGATGGCTTGGTACAAGATATGATGCAGATGAATTAGCAGAAGCACAATTGAAGACAAGTCTTGCGAAGAAGGTTCTTAAAGCATGGGAAGCACGCAAGCAAACGAGAACGCTGGTCTTCTGCTCAAGCATCCTGCAAGCAGACTTCCTTTCTGGTTACTTCAATAACAAGGGATATCGGACCATCAGCCTGCATTCCCAATCCTCTCCTGGATTGCGTAACAAAGCTATCCAGCAACTGAAAAAGGGTGAAATTGATGCCATCATGACCGTCAATCTCTTTAACGAAGGGGTCGACATACCAGAGGCAGACACACTGCTTTTTGTCAGGCCAACTGAATCCTTGACGGTCTTCACCCAGCAAATCGGCCGCGGTCTTCGCCTGGCAGAAGGGAAGAGTCACTGCGTCATTATCGACTTGATTGCCAATTACCGCAATGCCGATGTAAAACAATCCTTATTCTACCTGCATGAAAAGCAAAAAGGGAGAAAGCAAACGGTTCCTGTCTTGCCTGATGGGTGTGAAGTGGATTTGGATCTTGCGGCTAAGAATCTCTTGATTGAGATGAGTAAGAAGAAAATGCCGCGTAAAGAGCAGCTTTTGCAAGCGTATCATCAGGTCAAATCCGATTTAGGCAGAAGGCCAACCTATTTGGAAATGCATATGTATGGCTCGGAAGACAGTAGGCTCTTTAAGCAGGAATTTAAATCTTATTTCAGTTTTCTGGAATGGGCGGATGAGTTGTCAAATGTAGAAAGTAATGTCCTGGAGACCTATTCAGACTGGATATATGAAGTTGAGTGTCAATACCGTTTTAGTTTTCCCCACTATCACCGGAATAAAATTCCCCACTGA
- a CDS encoding Sau3AI family type II restriction endonuclease codes for MIYYTADEVLEKANEAIGKTFGEIDKANRLKKANKGGLGQVIEESLFEYKVNSDARADFVEAGVELKVTAFKRNKNGTISAKERLVLNIINYMEEVKTTFETSSFWKKNETILLMIYEWLPDTDQNNFYIYKNILHQFSEADLEIIKKDWETIVNKIRAGKAHELSEGDTNYLGACTKGANKSSLRHQPYSDILAMQRAFSLKSSYMTAIMRKHLMQEDLVGFAHADELKAKSLEELLEDRFAPYVGMTVKKIAEKINIEYKPKAKHFNATLVSALLGVKGTRLDSIEEFAKANIQFKTVRLEPSGKPQESMSFEQIDFNQWTTETWEDSFIRQKFLETKFLFVVFEYKETKKQNPNRDLYLKGIKLWNMPLPIIDTKIKEVWEEVNRVINEGIKLDYKKQKNGIIETNNLPKSNFNGVAHIRPKAKDGSDKVVLPTGEEITKQCFWLNREFITAIISR; via the coding sequence TTGATTTATTATACAGCAGATGAAGTTTTAGAAAAAGCAAATGAAGCTATTGGTAAAACATTCGGTGAGATAGACAAGGCCAATCGATTAAAGAAAGCCAATAAAGGCGGGCTCGGCCAAGTCATCGAGGAAAGTCTATTTGAATATAAAGTCAATTCTGACGCACGAGCAGATTTCGTGGAAGCTGGCGTGGAGCTTAAGGTTACTGCCTTCAAGCGTAACAAAAACGGAACCATCTCAGCAAAAGAACGCCTGGTCCTTAACATCATCAACTATATGGAAGAAGTCAAAACTACTTTCGAAACATCAAGCTTTTGGAAGAAAAACGAAACCATCCTGCTCATGATTTATGAATGGCTCCCAGATACGGATCAAAATAACTTCTATATATATAAGAATATCTTGCATCAATTCTCAGAAGCTGACCTTGAAATCATCAAGAAGGATTGGGAGACAATTGTCAATAAAATACGCGCGGGAAAAGCTCATGAACTGTCTGAAGGAGACACAAACTACTTGGGGGCATGCACAAAAGGAGCCAACAAATCATCCTTAAGACACCAGCCCTACTCCGACATATTAGCTATGCAAAGGGCCTTTTCCTTAAAGTCATCCTATATGACTGCCATCATGCGGAAGCATCTAATGCAGGAAGATCTCGTAGGCTTTGCTCATGCTGATGAGTTAAAAGCAAAATCCTTGGAAGAATTGCTAGAAGACCGATTCGCTCCATATGTAGGAATGACCGTTAAAAAGATAGCCGAAAAAATTAATATAGAATACAAACCAAAAGCCAAGCATTTTAATGCCACACTCGTCAGCGCTCTTCTTGGAGTTAAAGGTACTCGACTGGATTCTATTGAGGAATTTGCGAAGGCCAATATCCAGTTTAAGACGGTTCGACTGGAGCCTTCTGGAAAGCCACAAGAAAGCATGTCCTTTGAACAAATTGATTTCAACCAATGGACAACTGAAACATGGGAAGACAGTTTTATTCGTCAGAAATTCTTAGAGACAAAATTTTTATTCGTTGTTTTTGAATATAAGGAAACAAAAAAGCAAAATCCTAACAGGGATCTTTATTTAAAAGGAATAAAGTTATGGAATATGCCATTACCTATAATAGATACAAAAATTAAAGAAGTGTGGGAAGAAGTTAATAGGGTAATCAATGAAGGAATAAAGCTGGACTACAAGAAGCAAAAGAATGGAATCATCGAGACAAATAATCTTCCGAAGAGTAATTTTAATGGAGTTGCACATATTCGACCGAAAGCGAAGGACGGCAGTGATAAAGTGGTTCTTCCGACAGGTGAGGAGATTACGAAGCAGTGTTTTTGGTTGAATAGAGAATTCATTACTGCCATTATCTCTCGCTAG
- a CDS encoding nucleoside triphosphate pyrophosphohydrolase, which produces MPVHNKLVRDLIPNIIEGTGKAFTTRILGEEEYVKELRIKSKEELQEYLDAKDNDSAIEELADLLEIIHALSKVHGADFNKVEEVRKQKAEKRGGFEDRVFLIEVQDD; this is translated from the coding sequence ATGCCAGTACATAACAAACTAGTACGTGACTTAATACCAAATATAATAGAAGGAACCGGGAAAGCATTCACTACCAGAATCCTGGGTGAAGAAGAATACGTGAAAGAGCTGCGAATCAAAAGCAAGGAGGAACTGCAGGAATATTTGGATGCGAAAGATAATGACAGCGCTATTGAAGAGCTGGCTGATCTTTTAGAAATTATTCATGCATTAAGTAAGGTTCATGGAGCGGATTTCAATAAGGTGGAGGAAGTGCGCAAGCAGAAGGCGGAGAAGCGCGGAGGCTTTGAGGACAGAGTATTCTTGATTGAGGTACAGGATGACTGA
- a CDS encoding DUF979 domain-containing protein, giving the protein MDVTQLSNILLEVFYIMIGLCMGITMVFTLKDKQHKTRIGTAIFWGILAVIFMAGNYIPSMVVGILVVIIAILSATKQINIGTLAQLSETFSTLKAEKLGLKIFIPSLSIALIAMLVATFTPFPGTVAIGISAICALLIAFVITKAKPKELLEDTNRTYQSIGSFAILPQLLASLGVLFTAAGVGDKIASIISNVIPTGNALVGVATYCIGMALFTIIMGNAFAAFAVITVGIGVPFVFAIGGDPIICGTLALTAGYCGTLLTPMAANFNMLPAALLEMKDKNGVIKAQAPIALSLLAVHILLMYVLGF; this is encoded by the coding sequence ATGGATGTAACACAACTTTCCAATATACTACTTGAAGTATTCTACATCATGATTGGTCTATGCATGGGCATCACCATGGTGTTTACGCTAAAGGATAAGCAGCATAAGACAAGAATCGGAACAGCTATCTTCTGGGGCATCCTGGCCGTCATCTTCATGGCGGGCAACTACATCCCAAGCATGGTCGTCGGTATTTTGGTCGTGATTATTGCGATCCTTTCCGCAACAAAACAAATCAATATCGGTACATTGGCTCAATTGAGCGAGACATTCTCAACGCTTAAGGCAGAGAAGCTTGGATTAAAGATCTTCATTCCTTCCTTATCCATTGCGCTGATCGCGATGCTCGTTGCTACCTTCACACCATTCCCAGGAACGGTCGCTATCGGAATCTCAGCCATCTGTGCATTGCTCATTGCCTTTGTCATTACGAAAGCGAAACCGAAGGAACTATTGGAAGACACAAACAGAACGTATCAATCAATCGGTTCATTCGCCATCCTGCCGCAATTATTGGCATCCCTCGGCGTGTTGTTCACGGCAGCGGGGGTAGGCGACAAGATTGCCTCTATCATCTCAAACGTCATCCCGACAGGAAATGCTTTAGTTGGTGTCGCTACATACTGCATCGGTATGGCCTTGTTCACGATCATCATGGGGAACGCCTTTGCTGCATTTGCGGTCATTACTGTTGGTATCGGGGTACCATTCGTATTCGCTATTGGTGGAGACCCGATCATCTGCGGAACGCTCGCCCTTACAGCTGGTTACTGCGGAACATTATTAACGCCAATGGCAGCAAACTTCAATATGCTGCCAGCGGCCTTGCTTGAAATGAAAGACAAGAACGGCGTCATCAAAGCGCAAGCGCCAATCGCGTTATCCTTGCTGGCCGTTCACATTCTGCTTATGTATGTTTTAGGATTTTAA
- a CDS encoding DUF969 domain-containing protein translates to MELLGILIIIIGFAMKLDTIAVVVVAGISTGLVANMNIAEILTTLGDAFVANRVTCLFMITIPVIGLCERYGLKAKAVMLIKQASKLSAGKLLAGYTFIREVTIGMGVTLGGHPQFVRPLVSPMAEGAVVAKYGENVEEKDIEKIKSYSAASDNVGNFFAQNVFMANAGVLLIASTLEGMGYAVDTLQISKVAVPVAVIAFIFWVVQTTVVDRKLQQKYATKGKAK, encoded by the coding sequence ATGGAATTACTAGGAATCCTTATCATCATCATTGGATTCGCAATGAAGCTGGACACGATTGCGGTAGTCGTTGTAGCAGGTATATCGACTGGACTTGTCGCGAATATGAATATTGCTGAAATCCTCACGACATTAGGAGATGCTTTCGTGGCCAACCGCGTAACATGCCTGTTTATGATCACCATTCCGGTCATTGGTTTGTGTGAGCGCTATGGGTTGAAAGCAAAAGCCGTTATGCTGATCAAGCAAGCTAGCAAACTATCAGCAGGTAAACTATTGGCTGGTTACACATTCATCCGTGAAGTCACAATCGGAATGGGTGTCACACTCGGCGGTCACCCGCAATTCGTTCGTCCGCTCGTGAGCCCGATGGCAGAAGGTGCGGTTGTAGCGAAATACGGAGAAAACGTTGAAGAGAAAGATATCGAGAAAATTAAATCCTACTCCGCAGCATCTGATAATGTTGGGAACTTCTTCGCACAGAACGTGTTTATGGCAAATGCCGGCGTATTATTGATTGCTTCCACATTAGAAGGCATGGGCTATGCCGTTGATACCCTGCAAATTTCAAAAGTGGCGGTACCGGTAGCGGTCATCGCATTTATCTTCTGGGTCGTTCAAACAACCGTAGTTGACAGAAAACTGCAACAAAAATACGCCACAAAAGGCAAAGCAAAGTAA
- a CDS encoding MarR family winged helix-turn-helix transcriptional regulator, whose translation MEQENLFDLIHSIELISNEHIVRFTSQFSYPIGISAILVLAELRLRGPLRASELADMLGYTKGAVTHISNKLVTQKLAERQYTEEDRRTVYLKITDKGSKALAEAEKLGQDIYLELFQELTENELEEYLRIQRKMVEGLKNRRLTKPGGSRS comes from the coding sequence ATGGAACAGGAAAATTTATTCGACTTGATTCATTCCATCGAGCTTATTTCAAATGAGCATATCGTCCGGTTCACCTCTCAATTCTCGTATCCAATCGGGATATCGGCTATTCTCGTGCTTGCGGAGCTTCGATTAAGAGGACCGCTAAGAGCAAGTGAGCTTGCTGATATGCTTGGCTATACGAAAGGGGCGGTGACCCATATATCCAATAAGCTCGTCACCCAAAAACTTGCTGAGCGGCAGTATACAGAAGAAGACAGAAGAACGGTCTATTTAAAGATCACGGATAAAGGAAGCAAGGCTTTGGCAGAAGCAGAAAAGCTCGGTCAGGATATTTACTTAGAGCTATTTCAAGAATTGACCGAGAACGAGCTGGAAGAATATTTGCGCATCCAGCGCAAAATGGTAGAGGGATTAAAGAACAGGCGCCTTACGAAACCTGGAGGTTCACGTTCATAG
- a CDS encoding VUT family protein, with product MRILFYLLSIVTANVVTAAFVPIAFGIFIIPMGSLFIGATFILRDLVQNKYGRKRTYVFITSALLLSALVSYLLGDTLIIVMASALSFAVAETTDTEIYSRLKLPMSWRVFYSGIVGGLLDSAIFVIIGLSPIGAGMLPWEAVPAAILGQVIVKTIIQGIGAMLINPIAAIVNRKTVVNG from the coding sequence ATGAGAATTCTATTCTATTTACTGTCCATTGTGACGGCCAATGTCGTGACAGCAGCATTCGTGCCGATTGCGTTCGGCATCTTTATCATACCGATGGGCTCGCTCTTCATCGGGGCAACATTCATTCTGCGTGATCTCGTTCAAAACAAATATGGACGGAAGCGGACCTATGTATTTATCACTTCAGCCTTGTTGTTGTCAGCACTCGTTTCATACCTGCTCGGCGACACGCTCATTATCGTGATGGCCTCGGCTCTGTCCTTTGCCGTAGCGGAGACGACCGATACGGAAATCTACTCTCGATTGAAATTACCGATGAGCTGGCGCGTATTCTACAGCGGCATCGTCGGCGGACTGCTTGACTCTGCCATCTTTGTCATCATCGGCTTAAGTCCGATTGGTGCCGGCATGCTTCCATGGGAGGCGGTCCCAGCGGCTATCCTCGGCCAGGTCATCGTGAAAACAATTATCCAAGGAATCGGTGCGATGTTGATCAACCCGATTGCCGCTATAGTGAACAGAAAGACAGTCGTGAATGGATAA
- the istA gene encoding IS21 family transposase: protein MLKMGDFIMIRELYQKGWTLSAISEETGFDRKTIRKYIHSEETPSSKSRMKRKSKLDPYKAYLLQRIQEGTTNCVVLLEEITAMGYEGKSTILRDFVQPFRAQPKKQATRRFETPPGKQAQMDWAEVGEVVMDGHPQKVYAFLMILGYSRMKYIEFTTDMKLETLMKCHMNAFSYFNGIPNQILYDNMKTVVTKHSPTEIRFNRTFEDFLAYYGVVPKACKPYRPQTKGKVERTVDYLKKNFFQRKHEPTLEAWNHDIQIWLDKTANKKKNETTQEPPVQRWQTEQPQLQAWGIKPLFPTSHWEVREVSRDCFVSYLGKKYSVPFRYAGQKVKLKVTLDKQLEIYDAQDRIAQHPIMTGKAHMHIQLEHYEKSEEQQKEQKQQNSPGLPTPDFCPSTPQVEARSLATYAALEGNESE from the coding sequence ATGTTGAAAATGGGGGATTTTATAATGATTCGAGAACTTTATCAAAAAGGATGGACATTATCAGCTATTTCAGAGGAAACAGGATTCGACCGAAAAACCATTCGAAAATATATTCATTCTGAAGAAACACCTTCTTCAAAATCGAGAATGAAACGGAAAAGCAAGTTAGATCCCTATAAGGCGTATCTCTTACAAAGAATTCAGGAAGGAACCACAAATTGCGTGGTCTTGCTTGAAGAAATTACAGCAATGGGGTATGAGGGGAAGAGTACAATTTTACGAGATTTTGTGCAGCCCTTCCGGGCACAACCAAAGAAACAGGCCACTAGGCGATTTGAGACACCTCCTGGGAAGCAAGCTCAAATGGATTGGGCGGAAGTCGGTGAAGTAGTGATGGATGGTCATCCACAAAAGGTTTATGCCTTTCTCATGATTCTGGGGTATTCCAGGATGAAGTATATTGAGTTTACGACAGATATGAAGCTCGAAACATTGATGAAATGTCACATGAATGCCTTCTCCTATTTTAACGGCATTCCGAATCAGATTCTCTATGATAATATGAAAACCGTCGTGACAAAGCACAGTCCAACAGAGATTCGTTTTAATCGTACGTTTGAAGATTTTTTAGCCTACTATGGGGTCGTCCCGAAAGCTTGTAAACCCTACCGCCCACAGACGAAAGGAAAAGTAGAAAGAACGGTGGATTACCTAAAGAAAAATTTCTTTCAACGAAAACATGAACCTACGCTGGAAGCATGGAATCATGACATACAGATATGGTTGGACAAAACAGCTAATAAAAAGAAAAATGAAACGACACAAGAACCGCCGGTTCAGCGTTGGCAAACGGAACAGCCACAGCTTCAAGCCTGGGGAATAAAGCCGTTATTCCCAACAAGCCATTGGGAAGTGCGGGAGGTAAGCAGAGATTGCTTTGTCTCTTACTTAGGAAAGAAATACTCTGTCCCTTTTCGGTATGCCGGTCAGAAAGTTAAGTTGAAAGTGACATTGGACAAACAGTTGGAAATATACGATGCACAAGACCGCATTGCCCAACATCCCATTATGACAGGAAAAGCACATATGCATATTCAGTTGGAGCACTATGAGAAGTCAGAAGAACAACAAAAAGAGCAGAAACAACAGAACTCCCCTGGTTTGCCGACCCCGGATTTCTGTCCTTCTACTCCACAGGTGGAAGCTCGATCTCTAGCCACCTACGCCGCACTCGAGGGGAATGAATCAGAATGA
- a CDS encoding BglII/BstYI family type II restriction endonuclease → MKKIEISKANEWLSKTEGKLVIKEELFFRGADLFLNQFSDIHTKIKNCLELDLKNLFFYTSKRKNDEFFCNRRIKADSLNRALKSNLSQIESLKFEVQYNEGYLIDSPQTGGFDFALYDELFNINNFRNYCYGKKPLYKGEQTWNKILEAKPKWDYLVNSNAIPTDEMLGEDNIINKKEPTIIGEIQLGNWALLYYDLLKTIHIENLLDIDLFIYITPTGDLQEYISDGTVNFNKVKKAIEEYHSILKMPIWLVGIDINT, encoded by the coding sequence ATGAAAAAAATAGAAATAAGTAAAGCAAATGAATGGCTTTCAAAAACTGAAGGAAAATTAGTTATTAAAGAAGAACTATTTTTTCGAGGTGCAGATTTATTTTTAAATCAATTTTCAGACATTCACACAAAAATTAAAAATTGTCTCGAATTGGATTTGAAAAATTTATTTTTTTATACTTCAAAACGAAAAAATGACGAGTTTTTTTGTAATCGGAGAATTAAAGCTGATTCATTAAATAGAGCCTTAAAGTCAAACCTTTCACAAATAGAAAGCTTAAAGTTCGAAGTGCAATATAATGAAGGTTATCTAATAGATTCTCCTCAAACCGGTGGATTTGATTTTGCTTTGTATGACGAACTATTCAACATCAATAATTTTAGAAATTATTGTTATGGAAAGAAACCACTTTACAAAGGCGAACAGACTTGGAACAAAATTCTAGAAGCAAAACCAAAGTGGGATTATCTGGTCAATAGCAATGCAATTCCTACAGATGAGATGCTTGGCGAAGATAATATTATCAATAAAAAAGAACCAACGATAATTGGTGAGATTCAATTAGGTAACTGGGCCCTTCTATATTATGATTTACTTAAAACGATTCATATAGAAAACCTACTTGATATAGATTTATTTATATATATAACTCCAACTGGTGATTTACAAGAATATATTAGTGACGGTACAGTAAATTTCAATAAAGTAAAGAAAGCTATCGAAGAGTATCATAGCATTCTAAAAATGCCAATCTGGCTAGTAGGCATTGATATTAATACATAG